The following proteins are co-located in the Heliorestis convoluta genome:
- the panC gene encoding pantoate--beta-alanine ligase yields the protein MLILRTIAEMRDWVRTRRQEGKSIALVPTMGYLHQGHVTLLERARKDCEHLVLSIFVNPLQFGQGEDYEDYPRDLEQDSQIAEQAQVDVIFAPTVKEMYPRGQKTFVDVEELTEPLCGARRPGHFRGVTTVVSKLFHIVTPNFAYFGQKDAQQVAVITRMVQDLNMNIKVEVVPIVRESDGLAMSSRNVYLNEEEREEATILYKALEKARTEILQGQRCSKMIVESIKEFIAQSARAKIDYIEVVDAFSMEPKQELVGSCLIALAVYIGKTRLIDNVVVEV from the coding sequence ATGCTGATTTTGCGCACCATTGCTGAGATGCGAGATTGGGTGCGGACTCGTCGTCAAGAAGGAAAAAGCATTGCGCTGGTACCTACGATGGGATATCTCCATCAAGGGCATGTTACGCTTCTTGAAAGAGCAAGGAAAGATTGCGAACACCTTGTTCTAAGTATTTTTGTCAATCCTCTTCAATTTGGGCAAGGTGAAGATTATGAAGACTATCCAAGAGATTTAGAACAGGATAGCCAAATTGCAGAACAGGCTCAGGTGGATGTTATCTTTGCACCAACGGTGAAAGAGATGTATCCAAGAGGCCAAAAGACCTTTGTCGACGTAGAAGAGCTTACTGAACCTTTATGTGGTGCTCGTCGCCCCGGTCATTTCCGAGGTGTTACGACAGTCGTATCAAAGCTATTCCATATTGTTACACCTAATTTTGCTTACTTTGGCCAAAAAGATGCCCAGCAAGTGGCTGTAATTACTAGAATGGTACAAGACTTGAATATGAATATAAAAGTTGAAGTTGTACCGATTGTAAGAGAATCCGATGGCTTGGCCATGTCATCAAGAAACGTCTATCTCAATGAAGAAGAGCGAGAAGAAGCTACCATACTATACAAGGCTTTAGAAAAAGCTCGAACAGAAATCTTGCAGGGTCAAAGATGCAGCAAAATGATTGTAGAGTCAATAAAAGAATTCATCGCTCAAAGTGCTAGGGCAAAAATTGACTACATTGAAGTTGTAGACGCCTTTTCCATGGAGCCAAAGCAAGAACTAGTTGGTTCCTGCCTCA
- the folK gene encoding 2-amino-4-hydroxy-6-hydroxymethyldihydropteridine diphosphokinase: MTASYTRDKIFLKAMDFYGYHGVLEAERVLGQPFQVDVTLEVDLQGAGLRDNLHETINYAQIYEEVRHIMEGEPRALLEAVAETIAATILQGYRLVNAVTVKVAKMKAPIAGHFQSMAVEIHRAINRAYIGLGSNLGEKEKNLEKALVALQYNPSILLQNYSSWYLTQPVGFTEQDAFLNGIAVVDTWLSPQELLHFLLTTEDQMGRQRKERWGPRTLDLDLLLYGKEVIDSENLIVPHERMYERAFVLVPFYEIAPNWIHPSGITTKKYLERLEDEQPTVLQVPKESIKI, encoded by the coding sequence ATGACAGCTTCCTATACTAGGGATAAAATCTTTCTTAAAGCCATGGACTTTTATGGCTATCACGGCGTGCTCGAAGCAGAAAGAGTGCTCGGACAGCCTTTTCAAGTCGATGTAACGTTAGAAGTAGATTTACAAGGCGCGGGATTAAGAGACAACCTACATGAAACGATCAACTATGCGCAAATCTATGAAGAAGTGCGCCACATTATGGAGGGAGAGCCGCGAGCCCTTCTAGAGGCAGTGGCAGAAACGATTGCTGCTACAATTCTTCAAGGCTATCGCTTGGTGAACGCAGTAACAGTCAAAGTTGCTAAAATGAAAGCACCGATTGCAGGGCATTTTCAATCGATGGCTGTAGAAATCCATCGTGCTATAAATAGAGCCTATATTGGACTGGGAAGCAACCTAGGCGAAAAAGAGAAAAACTTAGAAAAAGCCTTAGTCGCTTTACAGTATAACCCTTCTATCCTTTTGCAAAATTACTCTTCCTGGTATTTGACACAGCCGGTGGGCTTTACGGAGCAAGATGCTTTTCTCAATGGCATTGCCGTTGTTGATACCTGGTTATCTCCGCAAGAATTGCTTCACTTTCTGCTAACAACGGAAGATCAGATGGGGCGTCAAAGAAAAGAAAGATGGGGACCACGCACGCTCGACCTGGATTTGCTTTTATATGGAAAAGAAGTCATAGACAGCGAAAATTTGATCGTACCTCATGAAAGAATGTACGAAAGAGCTTTTGTTCTTGTCCCTTTTTACGAAATTGCTCCGAACTGGATACATCCCAGTGGAATTACGACAAAGAAATATTTGGAACGATTGGAAGATGAGCAACCTACGGTATTGCAAGTACCGAAAGAGTCCATTAAAATATAG
- a CDS encoding TIGR01777 family oxidoreductase: MNFLVTGGTGFVGKALVTRLLEEGHQVWVPTRRREESRTASLHYLAIPREGELLPVSTMRALDGIINLAGENIAGKRWSPEVKRELRQSRITMTRSIVESLRELEKQNSLEGIMKKQPFLLSASAVGYYGTSRAHVFTEDSKVGKGFLAHLCQDWEREALVARDFGVKVALLRFGLVLGPHGGVLKKMDLPFQFGAGGIIGDGEQWISWIHRDDLIKSIFFIMEKELEGPLNIVSPQPLLMRDFMKGLGKVLGRPAWTKLPSPMARLFFGEMAEELLLEGQQVMPSRLQEKGYTFIYRDIEEALRAIYNK; encoded by the coding sequence ATGAATTTTTTAGTTACAGGAGGCACCGGTTTTGTAGGCAAAGCGCTTGTGACTAGGCTTCTAGAAGAAGGACATCAAGTGTGGGTCCCAACCCGCCGGAGAGAGGAAAGCAGGACTGCTTCACTGCACTACCTAGCTATTCCAAGAGAAGGAGAGCTACTTCCAGTTTCAACAATGAGAGCCTTAGATGGCATAATCAATCTAGCCGGTGAGAACATAGCAGGGAAACGTTGGTCACCAGAAGTAAAAAGAGAACTAAGACAGAGCCGTATCACCATGACAAGAAGCATTGTAGAAAGCTTACGAGAACTAGAAAAGCAAAATAGCTTGGAAGGGATAATGAAGAAGCAGCCTTTTTTGCTCAGTGCTTCTGCCGTAGGCTACTATGGAACTTCGAGAGCTCATGTTTTTACGGAAGATAGTAAAGTCGGGAAAGGTTTTTTGGCCCATCTTTGTCAGGACTGGGAACGAGAAGCTTTGGTTGCCCGGGACTTTGGTGTAAAAGTTGCTTTGCTTCGCTTTGGTCTTGTTCTAGGTCCCCATGGAGGCGTGTTAAAAAAAATGGACTTACCTTTTCAATTTGGGGCTGGTGGTATTATTGGAGACGGCGAGCAATGGATTTCCTGGATTCATCGGGACGACCTCATTAAGAGTATTTTTTTTATTATGGAAAAAGAGCTAGAAGGACCCTTGAACATAGTGAGCCCGCAGCCTTTGCTGATGAGAGACTTTATGAAGGGGCTAGGCAAAGTGTTAGGCCGACCTGCTTGGACAAAGTTACCCTCTCCAATGGCACGACTTTTCTTTGGTGAGATGGCAGAAGAATTGTTACTAGAAGGACAACAAGTAATGCCTTCACGCTTGCAAGAAAAAGGCTATACTTTTATCTATCGCGATATAGAAGAAGCTCTGCGAGCAATCTATAACAAATGA
- a CDS encoding STAS domain-containing protein — MKENIQMLNGQVTVRLTGTVSVKEATALREALLEYVEKGHSRFIINMESLDFIDSAGLGVLVAIHKRARQQGGELILQGIKGMVKEVFELTRLTKVFNIQ, encoded by the coding sequence ATGAAAGAGAACATTCAAATGCTGAATGGCCAAGTGACAGTACGACTCACAGGAACTGTTTCTGTTAAAGAAGCGACAGCACTTCGAGAAGCACTTCTTGAGTATGTAGAGAAAGGTCACAGTCGATTTATTATCAACATGGAAAGCCTTGATTTTATCGATAGTGCGGGACTGGGTGTCTTAGTGGCCATCCACAAGCGAGCTCGCCAACAAGGTGGCGAACTCATCTTACAAGGAATTAAAGGAATGGTTAAAGAAGTCTTTGAACTAACTCGATTAACGAAGGTTTTTAATATTCAGTAA
- the folP gene encoding dihydropteroate synthase, with the protein MGPVQILQIHERQKIYDLIAETGCDPAGTALMVPKALQYLIRIAEVPAKAANLLKQEMLAKGGDCAVSRRTCSLEVETTTAILIGTEKQYKALLQKLKMQPFGLPAVGEQIRLALQRYEQSRYRDLSCRGKTITLGNRTQIMGILNLTPDSFSDGGSYNDIEKALQKMEEMIAEGADIIDVGAESTRPGAVALTAEEEIERLKPFLPELVRHCPVPISIDTYKSKVARFALEQGVHILNDVWGLRHDREIASLAAYYGVPLILMHNQIETNYKDLMAEIIKALEEAIEWALQAQVPEEALVVDPGIGFGKTYEQNLEVMARLSEFRVLGKPILLGTSRKSLIGNTLHLPVTERLEGTLATSVYGIMSGADILRVHDIQAHVRAAKMTDALVRRVK; encoded by the coding sequence ATGGGACCTGTCCAAATCTTACAGATTCATGAACGACAAAAAATCTACGATCTCATCGCAGAAACAGGCTGTGATCCTGCAGGCACTGCTTTAATGGTACCGAAAGCCCTTCAATATTTAATTCGTATTGCTGAGGTGCCAGCGAAAGCTGCGAACTTATTAAAACAAGAAATGCTAGCAAAAGGTGGCGACTGCGCCGTTTCTCGTCGTACCTGCTCATTAGAAGTAGAGACGACGACGGCTATTTTAATTGGTACGGAAAAACAGTACAAAGCACTTTTGCAGAAACTAAAAATGCAACCTTTTGGGTTGCCTGCTGTGGGAGAACAGATTCGACTTGCTTTACAACGATATGAACAAAGTCGCTATCGCGATCTAAGTTGTAGAGGTAAGACGATAACTCTTGGCAACAGAACGCAAATCATGGGGATCCTGAATCTTACACCGGATAGTTTTTCCGATGGTGGTTCTTATAACGATATCGAAAAAGCATTGCAGAAAATGGAAGAAATGATTGCAGAAGGGGCAGACATTATTGACGTAGGCGCTGAATCGACTCGGCCAGGGGCGGTAGCTTTAACAGCGGAAGAAGAAATAGAGAGACTTAAACCCTTCTTGCCAGAACTGGTGCGTCATTGTCCTGTTCCGATTTCTATTGATACGTACAAAAGCAAGGTGGCGCGCTTTGCCCTTGAACAGGGGGTTCATATTCTCAACGATGTCTGGGGCCTTCGACATGATCGAGAAATAGCTTCATTGGCAGCCTATTACGGCGTCCCTTTGATTTTGATGCACAATCAAATCGAAACAAACTATAAAGATCTAATGGCAGAAATCATCAAAGCCCTTGAAGAAGCCATAGAGTGGGCTCTACAAGCGCAAGTACCGGAGGAAGCCCTGGTGGTTGATCCGGGCATTGGATTTGGTAAAACGTATGAGCAAAACCTCGAAGTAATGGCACGATTGTCAGAGTTTCGAGTGCTGGGTAAGCCGATCCTCTTGGGAACATCTCGCAAATCACTCATTGGAAATACCTTGCATTTGCCTGTTACAGAGCGCCTAGAAGGAACTTTAGCTACATCTGTTTATGGCATTATGTCAGGTGCTGATATTCTACGCGTTCACGATATACAAGCCCATGTAAGGGCTGCCAAAATGACAGATGCACTTGTAAGGAGGGTTAAGTGA
- a CDS encoding thioesterase family protein — protein sequence MENLKVGLKSIKEEVVTEVKTAKSYGSGGVDVYATPAMIGLMEGAALSAVDPLLPEGMATVGIHLDVAHLAATPVGMKVRAEAEVIAIEGKKITFHIHAYDDVEKIGEGRHQRFIISLDKFMAKNAAKGEKA from the coding sequence ATGGAAAACCTAAAAGTGGGACTAAAGTCCATCAAAGAAGAAGTAGTGACAGAAGTGAAGACAGCCAAAAGCTATGGTTCCGGTGGTGTTGATGTTTATGCAACACCGGCCATGATTGGTCTTATGGAAGGGGCCGCACTATCTGCCGTCGATCCGCTCTTGCCGGAAGGAATGGCCACTGTAGGGATTCATTTGGATGTAGCCCACCTGGCGGCTACCCCTGTAGGGATGAAAGTCCGTGCTGAAGCGGAGGTCATTGCTATTGAGGGCAAAAAAATAACTTTTCATATCCATGCTTATGATGACGTTGAAAAGATCGGAGAAGGTCGTCATCAACGCTTTATTATCTCACTCGATAAATTCATGGCTAAGAATGCAGCCAAAGGGGAAAAAGCGTAA
- a CDS encoding formate--tetrahydrofolate ligase, which yields MKSDIQIAQEATLQPVMKIAEKLSIPAEEVELYGNYKAKISLQAFDRLREQAEGKLILVTAINPTPAGEGKTTTTVGLGDALQQLGKKVVIALREPSLGPSFGVKGGAAGGGYAQVVPMEDINLHFTGDFHAITSAHNLLAAMIDNSLHQGNPLNIDPRQVVFRRVVDLNDRALRNTIVGLGGRTDGVPRESGFDITVASELMAILCLSKDLQDMKERFARIVVAYTYEGTPVTAADLEAQGSMAVLMKDAIKPNLVQTLEHTPAFLHGGPFANIAHGCNSVMATQLALKLGDYCVTEAGFGADLGAEKFFNLKCRFAGLKPACTVVVATVRALKSHGGVKKEDLNKENVEALAKGFENLEKHVENVAKFGVPAVVAINAFPTDTKAELDFLYQRCAELGIEVALSEVWAKGGQGGVELAEKVVRTIETKASNFQVLYESTEPLKEKIRKIVTEVYGGNDVVFTAEAEKHINRFNDLGYRDLPICMAKTQYSLSDDMTKIGRPKDFTVTVREVRLSAGAGFLVVITGSIMTMPGLPKRPAACAIDIDDQGKIVGLF from the coding sequence GTGAAGTCCGATATACAGATCGCACAAGAAGCAACATTGCAGCCTGTGATGAAAATTGCTGAGAAACTATCGATTCCTGCTGAAGAAGTAGAGCTTTATGGCAATTATAAAGCTAAAATTTCTCTACAAGCTTTTGATCGACTTCGGGAGCAAGCAGAAGGAAAGCTCATTCTCGTTACTGCTATTAATCCAACGCCAGCAGGAGAAGGTAAAACAACAACCACAGTTGGCTTAGGAGATGCTTTGCAACAATTGGGGAAAAAAGTTGTTATCGCTTTACGTGAGCCTTCTCTTGGGCCGAGCTTCGGCGTAAAAGGCGGTGCTGCCGGCGGCGGCTATGCCCAGGTTGTGCCCATGGAAGATATCAACCTTCATTTTACCGGTGACTTTCATGCGATTACATCGGCCCATAACTTGTTGGCTGCTATGATTGATAATAGCTTACATCAAGGCAATCCCTTAAATATCGATCCTCGTCAAGTTGTTTTTCGCCGTGTAGTAGACTTAAATGATCGAGCCTTACGCAATACGATAGTGGGCTTAGGTGGACGGACCGATGGTGTTCCTAGGGAGTCAGGCTTTGATATTACCGTCGCTTCTGAACTAATGGCCATCCTTTGCCTGTCCAAAGATCTACAGGATATGAAAGAGCGTTTTGCACGCATTGTAGTCGCTTACACCTATGAAGGAACGCCTGTGACAGCGGCAGACTTAGAAGCACAGGGCTCTATGGCTGTTTTAATGAAAGACGCAATCAAGCCCAACTTGGTACAAACCTTAGAGCACACACCTGCTTTTCTTCATGGCGGACCTTTTGCGAACATTGCCCATGGTTGTAACTCCGTAATGGCTACACAATTGGCTCTCAAGCTGGGGGACTACTGCGTAACAGAAGCCGGCTTTGGTGCTGACTTAGGTGCGGAGAAATTCTTTAACTTAAAGTGTCGCTTTGCAGGTCTAAAGCCTGCTTGTACCGTTGTTGTCGCTACGGTTCGAGCTTTAAAATCCCATGGCGGTGTGAAAAAAGAAGATCTGAACAAAGAAAACGTAGAAGCTTTAGCAAAAGGCTTTGAGAATCTAGAAAAACATGTTGAAAATGTGGCCAAATTTGGTGTGCCTGCAGTCGTTGCAATTAACGCATTTCCCACAGATACCAAAGCAGAACTGGACTTTCTCTATCAACGTTGTGCTGAATTGGGTATCGAAGTGGCTTTATCAGAAGTATGGGCCAAAGGTGGACAAGGTGGCGTAGAGCTGGCAGAAAAAGTGGTAAGAACGATTGAGACCAAAGCATCGAACTTTCAGGTTCTTTATGAAAGTACAGAACCGCTCAAAGAAAAGATTCGAAAAATCGTGACAGAAGTATATGGTGGTAATGATGTTGTTTTCACAGCAGAAGCAGAAAAACATATCAACCGCTTTAACGATCTCGGCTATCGCGATCTTCCCATTTGTATGGCGAAGACACAATACTCTCTTTCTGATGATATGACCAAAATTGGTAGACCGAAAGACTTTACAGTAACCGTTCGAGAAGTAAGGCTTTCGGCGGGTGCTGGTTTTCTCGTTGTGATCACCGGCTCTATCATGACCATGCCTGGTTTACCCAAACGTCCTGCAGCTTGCGCCATTGATATTGATGACCAAGGCAAGATCGTAGGTCTATTTTAA
- the ndk gene encoding nucleoside-diphosphate kinase: MERTYLMIKPDAVQRGLVGDIISRFEKKGFKLVAMKFIRLTQEMAEKHYGEHADKPFFAGLVQYITSGPVVAMAWEGNDVVAVSREMMGATHPAKAAPGTIRGTYAVDIGRNVIHGSDSVASAEKELAIYFEEAEFVQWDRTVESWIVE; the protein is encoded by the coding sequence ATGGAACGGACCTATCTAATGATTAAGCCAGATGCAGTACAAAGAGGCTTAGTAGGGGACATCATCAGTCGCTTTGAGAAAAAGGGATTTAAGCTTGTAGCTATGAAGTTTATCCGCTTGACGCAAGAAATGGCTGAGAAGCATTATGGCGAACATGCAGACAAGCCTTTTTTCGCAGGACTTGTTCAGTACATCACATCAGGACCTGTTGTAGCTATGGCCTGGGAAGGCAATGATGTTGTTGCAGTATCTAGAGAAATGATGGGTGCAACCCATCCTGCCAAAGCAGCTCCTGGAACGATTCGAGGAACCTATGCTGTTGATATTGGACGCAACGTCATTCATGGTTCCGACTCTGTCGCTTCTGCTGAGAAAGAATTAGCCATTTACTTCGAAGAAGCTGAATTTGTGCAGTGGGATCGGACTGTAGAGAGTTGGATTGTTGAATAA
- a CDS encoding ABC1 kinase family protein: MNRYYRIWRITSMFISFFIQVWWYKKREERLGKRAMAPKWTELYQSMAHRFCQTAVQLGGLLIKAGQFFATRVDLLPSEMTNELSQLQDAVPPAPFDHVQKTIHEELGKPINEIFSSFEETALAAASLGQVHQAYLPKGEKVAVKILRPKIHQIIHADFAAIRITMALAKWFTDMPKQLDLDAIYREMHQTFSDELDYRLEIRNAERFRSNFAQFENIYIPRMYKSHSTSKVLTMEFIEGQKIDNYDFLKKHNIDRAELGRRLVQSYLHQVIVDGFFHADPHQGNLYVKEDGTLVFLDFGMVGEISSTTKENLKNLLFSVVERDSEKMVDAMANLGFLRPNANRNLVRKAMEFFLENHTPDQMKEMEKTKNLGPIAAELREFVYDQPMQIPANLIFMGRAGVTASGVAFGLDPTMGAEVAAPYIKKLMDDTDGGLTNVVLKKVKNYGATLIGLPTLLNRTLKKADLGEIYVKVGNLGDIQRAVLFQTRLANRLVLALLTSTATICAVLFYTQNFYEEARGTAAIAALLGLLLLWHSRKKPRDSSQPFHRNGPF; the protein is encoded by the coding sequence ATGAATCGCTATTACCGTATCTGGCGCATTACCAGCATGTTTATTTCCTTTTTTATTCAAGTTTGGTGGTATAAGAAACGGGAAGAGCGGTTAGGAAAGCGCGCAATGGCACCAAAATGGACTGAATTGTATCAAAGCATGGCCCATCGTTTTTGTCAAACGGCAGTTCAGTTGGGTGGCTTGTTGATCAAAGCAGGGCAGTTTTTTGCCACGCGCGTAGATTTATTACCTTCGGAGATGACAAATGAGCTTTCGCAGCTACAAGACGCAGTACCACCGGCACCCTTTGATCATGTGCAAAAGACGATTCATGAAGAACTAGGAAAGCCTATTAACGAAATATTTAGCAGCTTTGAAGAAACAGCACTTGCAGCTGCTTCCTTAGGTCAAGTACACCAAGCCTACCTACCAAAAGGTGAAAAAGTAGCTGTAAAAATCTTACGACCTAAGATTCACCAGATTATTCATGCTGATTTTGCAGCCATACGTATTACAATGGCCTTGGCCAAATGGTTTACTGACATGCCAAAGCAGTTAGATTTAGATGCTATTTATCGGGAAATGCACCAGACTTTCTCTGATGAGTTAGACTATCGCTTAGAGATTCGAAATGCAGAACGTTTTCGCAGTAATTTTGCACAATTTGAGAATATATACATACCTCGTATGTATAAGAGCCACTCTACTTCTAAAGTCTTGACAATGGAATTTATTGAGGGGCAGAAGATTGACAACTATGATTTCTTAAAAAAACATAATATAGATCGCGCCGAGCTAGGTAGGAGATTGGTTCAGTCTTACTTGCACCAGGTTATCGTTGATGGTTTTTTTCATGCCGATCCACACCAAGGAAATCTTTACGTAAAAGAAGATGGCACTCTTGTATTTCTAGATTTTGGAATGGTAGGCGAGATTTCTAGTACGACCAAGGAAAACTTAAAGAATTTACTTTTTTCTGTTGTAGAACGAGATAGTGAAAAAATGGTTGATGCCATGGCTAATTTGGGATTTTTACGTCCCAATGCCAATCGCAACCTTGTACGAAAAGCAATGGAGTTTTTTTTAGAGAATCATACTCCTGACCAAATGAAAGAAATGGAAAAGACAAAAAATTTAGGTCCCATCGCGGCAGAACTTCGTGAATTTGTCTATGATCAACCAATGCAAATTCCTGCTAACTTAATTTTTATGGGTCGAGCAGGTGTTACAGCTTCAGGCGTTGCTTTTGGCTTAGATCCAACGATGGGAGCAGAAGTTGCAGCACCTTATATCAAAAAGCTAATGGACGATACAGACGGTGGCTTAACCAACGTCGTATTAAAAAAAGTAAAAAATTATGGAGCTACCTTAATTGGCTTGCCAACCTTGTTAAATCGCACCTTAAAAAAAGCAGACTTAGGTGAAATATACGTTAAGGTTGGGAATCTTGGTGATATTCAACGAGCTGTACTTTTTCAGACTCGCCTGGCCAATCGGCTCGTTCTCGCTTTATTGACTTCAACAGCTACCATTTGTGCTGTGCTCTTTTATACACAAAATTTCTATGAAGAAGCTCGTGGAACGGCGGCAATTGCTGCCTTATTAGGACTCCTGCTTTTGTGGCACTCTCGCAAAAAGCCAAGAGACTCCAGTCAACCTTTTCATCGCAATGGTCCATTCTAA
- a CDS encoding HD domain-containing protein → MKRIEDILEHPLFQQCLKENEKWEAQRPFCHHNLDHLIDVARIAYAMALEMEDFSSFSKGLGHCCRNQTKEVIYAAAILHDMGKWKQYEEGLDHAIVGAHYCENVLMECGFTALERESIAEAIRCHRHKWKGVSKTFLGSILALADFHSRLCFRCAMQEECNWPERKQRKLIY, encoded by the coding sequence TTGAAGCGAATTGAAGATATTCTAGAACATCCACTTTTTCAGCAATGTCTGAAAGAAAATGAAAAATGGGAAGCACAAAGACCTTTTTGTCACCATAATCTCGATCATCTTATTGATGTAGCGCGCATTGCCTATGCCATGGCTCTTGAAATGGAGGACTTTTCTTCTTTTTCCAAAGGGCTAGGCCATTGCTGCAGAAATCAAACGAAAGAAGTGATTTATGCAGCGGCTATCTTGCATGACATGGGCAAGTGGAAACAGTACGAGGAAGGATTGGATCATGCTATAGTCGGTGCCCACTATTGTGAGAATGTGCTTATGGAATGTGGCTTTACAGCCTTAGAAAGAGAGAGTATTGCTGAGGCCATTCGATGTCACCGCCATAAATGGAAGGGTGTTAGCAAGACTTTTTTGGGTTCTATTCTCGCGTTGGCCGACTTCCACTCTCGACTCTGTTTTCGCTGTGCTATGCAAGAAGAATGCAACTGGCCAGAACGTAAGCAGCGAAAGCTGATATATTAA